The Pseudorasbora parva isolate DD20220531a chromosome 25, ASM2467924v1, whole genome shotgun sequence genome segment TGATCTATTGAGCACAGAATCTTCAGTACTTCTATTCCTCAGCTACGTAGCAAACTGACACCACTCCTAAGTTGCTTTTTGCTGAAATGAAGTTTTATTCACAGCTGGGAGATCACTGGTCACAACAACCAAATGAGTCTCCTGAACAGAAATAAACATGTACATTTAAACAATACAGCTTGAGTGAAAATCAATGTGGCTCAAGTTTCCTTCACTGTGATTGGTTCTGGTGATTGGTTTATAATGTTCTATCATATACTTCTATTTGTGTTAAGCACCTTTTTAGGTGTTCTTTGACCCGAACATTCTTAGTCTGCATGTTAAATAACCCTTTTACAATTTTATATCAGGCcattatatcaaatatttccatcacaatatacactaccagtcaaaagttttcgaacggtaagatttttaaatgtttttaaagaagtcttctgctcaccaaggctgcatttatgttataagaaatacaaaaaaaagctgtaatattgtgaaatattattaaaatataaaataacggttttctatttgaatatattttaaaatgcaatttattcctgtgatgtaaagctgaattttgagcatcattactccagtcttcaacgtTGAAACATTGTGTAAaaactttgatgaatagaaagttcaaaagatcaGCAATTACGGTATCTGAAatatataaagcttttgcaacaatcaatttaatgcatccctgctaaataaatgtattaatttctttaagtttttcccaaaaaataaaattaaacaatttaaattcTTACCgacccaaaacatttaaatggaagtacaatgttacaaaagctttatTTCAgctaaatactgttcttttgaactttttattcatcaaagaatcctaaaaaaatgtacacaacagtttcaacattggtaataatcataaatgtttcttgaacagtaaatcatcatattagaatgatttcttgaggatcatgcgacactgaagactggagtaatgatgctcaaaattcagctttgcttcacaggaataaattacattttaaaatgtattcaaatagaagttattttatattttaataatattttacaatagtacagctttttttgtatttctaataacaaatgcagccttggtgagcagaagagacttctttaaaaacatcttTTAAAATCTTACCGTTCTAAACGTTTTGACggttttttataaaatatacacacatacactaaaAAGACAgatcatgttttcttttgattttattgAGAAATATGATGTGGACATTGATTTGTGTCATTAACAGACTTAATAATAAAATTTGCATACCATTTACataatatacattaaaaaaagattatatGCATATGAAGTTCAGCCAAGCTCTGATAATATTGTAAAGACTTATagagggatttttttttctttttgtctaATCAGGTGGCGAAGTTTTACGTCTAGATGAGATTGTGCAGCTTTGGAGGGAGAAGAACGCCGGATCTTGTTCGCGCCTCATCATTATTCTCGACACTGACAACTCACTCCCCTGGGTGAAGGAGGTGCAGAAAATCGAGGGACTTTATGTTGCGGTTCAAGGAGCAGTGCTCTCTACAGACCTCAGAGACCTGGAGATCCAGGACACGCCTCAGCTCGGGGACTTCACCTGTCAATGGGTCGATTTTAACTGCAACCCTGACAGCATTGTTCGGTGGTCCGATCGCGGGCGGTCCGTCCGAGCTGCCTACGGCATCTCCAGACTCTGGAGCGACTACAAGCTTCACCTGCCCACTGAAAGCGACGTCACCAGGCACTGGAGACTCTACTTCCCACGCTTGACTTACCCTGTGGTTCAGCTCGCCCACTGGTGCGGCGGCTTGAACCTCTTTTGGGTTTGCGGGTACTGTGTCCGGCTGCTCCGAAGGATCAAACTCACATGGTTCCCGCCTGCGGTGCTAGATACGGGCCAGGGTTTCAAGCTGGTTAAATCATAGAACGGACCTGAGAGTAACGGACCTGAAAGCAGCTTCTGAGCTGTATCCAGACGCGTTAGGTGACGCTCGCCTACAACAGCTTTAAGTTGTATGGACCAGCGCAGCAATATATAAAATCTCAGGTGTGAAAagactctgtgtgtgtttgtgatggtgagaagagctaAAAATAGGCCAACTTAAATTACAAGAATGTCATTTTGGTATCTAAACAAGAACCAATTTTCGTGAAACAATCATGTCTGGGTCATAGATCATCCCATAATTAAAAGGTTAGATGGACATATTATATTTTGCAtaaagaattattttttttttataaaagttaCAAGTTACAATTAAGTACATTTCCCTGTCATTACTGTACtgaaaaaatataattgtaatatgaaaatttgtattttattttatttaaaggcatattcacccaaaaatgaaaatgtgttcaTCTGCTTagccccagtgcatccaagttgtaggtgtgtttgtttcttcagtagaacacaaatgaagatttttaactccagccgttgcagtctgccagtcataatgcatgtgaacaaaaccctgctgctcgtgacgacacatttatgtcttaagacacgaaccgatcagtttctgtgagaaaccgaacagtatttgtttgtttttttacctcaCTTCCTGACGagtctcatctagtgttcccatccgtcaTTACTTCCGCTGGATAAGGTCaagatatatattatgtagatgcctcattcggaCGATCTGCACAGGCACTAATGAAGAATCTACATCTATATAGGCCAGTTTGACCGtaccagacggaagtaataggatgggaacactagatgagattcgtctgaatataaggtataaaaaaaaaaaatcaatcggtttctcacagaaactgatcgtttcgtgtcttaagacatcagtgtgtcatcaagagcagcagggtttttgtgcatgttgttgttgtttttttaaacgttCATAGAGTTGTTagccattcacatgcattatgactggcacacagcaacagttggaattaaaaaaatcttcatttgtgttctactgaagacacctacattttggatgcactgggggtgagcagataaacataagattttcatttttgggtgaactatcactttaataaatttaaataaaattgtattataaAAATCCCCGTCATTACTACaatgtaaaaattatataaaatattcaatctatatatatatatatatatatatatatatatatatatatatatatatataaaagtttattacactttaaaatccTATGATTACACGATGAAAGAAATGTCACtgcctttttaaaatgtaaaataatgtatCGGATACAATGACTTTGAAATTACAGGAAATTGCAATGAGAATTATTACAAAGTAAAACATTACATAAATGAGAATTTCTATCcttaatttttttgaaaatacttaaaaaatgaatgacccTAAAATAGGCTTTATTTTCTTTATGCAAAATGATAATTTCTTATCATTAATGGGGTTAAGTTTGACCTGGAGATGTCTTTCATGAGATTCATATGCATATGCATGCAGTATGTTACTGATTGGCTTAACAGCATTGCTCATTCCAGCTGTTACAGCTTTAAGTATTTTTGAACTCCCATTTTATCACTTTTCATTATAACTTGTTTTCATGGCTATTAGCTTTCTAAATTCTAAATGTAGCAGCACTGAACGGTTGAATGCAGCGTTTGTAAAGCGTCAGTACACAGATCCAGCAGCACAGTTTGAAACCTATTGAAGAGTGCCTCTTCTTAACTGCACTAGACAAAGCACAGCCTTATATTTGGCATCTATACAAGGGACGTAGTGTGCATTTAACACTAGAACCCCACACATTCAGATCTGTCTATTGGAGAAATGTATGTGTATTggtgtatttgttttatttgtttatacaaAACAAGATTTTCTATGGTCTTTTTATAAATTGATAACTATATTTTGTGTACTTCGGTTGGTCTCATTtagttaattatattttattcatttgactAATATTGCGTGTTGCTAGTACTTACAGCACAAGTAACATGTTCTGAAGTGCCTTGTGGAAGATTAGTCCTCACCAAAAGAGTGAAATATGCaatatttattgattgattttaGACTTATGCAAAGGTCTAAAgcgttgttttttattaaaaaacctGCGAATGACTGCAACAGAGAATGAACGAGAAGCTGGGATGATTTCAATGATTGTGTGTATGAAATCAGACATGAGAATGagtttaatatgaataaaagATTTGTTCTTTGACTGCAATCTCATGTACGAAATTGTTTTTATTCTGTCGACAGATATGTAAATGTAATCAACGTTTACAAATGAAACTATTGCACAACGTCAGGTAAATAAACTAAAGGTGGTCACATTTACCATTGTTTGGCAAATATAAGCTATCGTAAAGTTAATTTGAGGGTGAAAGATTTCCTCACACAGATTTCACAAAGGTCGTTTGTGCTGATTCACTgttatatacactgatcaggcataacattatgaccaccttcctattGTGTTGGGTTCCTTTTGctggcaaaacagccctgacccgtcaaggcatagactccactagacccctgaaggtgtgctgtggtatctaaTACCAAGATgatagcagcagatcctttaagtcctataAGTTACGagatggggcctccatggatcggacttgtttgttcagaatgcacagatgctcgattggattgagatctggggaatttggaggccaagtcaacacctcaaactattgctcctcaaaccattcctgaacatttttgctttgtagAGGGCGCTCTGtatcaccactgttcctttcttggaccacttctgatagatactgaccactgcagaccaggaacaccccacaagagctgcaggtTTGAAAATGCcttgacccagtcgtctagccatcacaatttggcccttgtcaaactcacttaAATCCTTATAattgcccatttttccttctaacacatcaactttgaggaccaaatgttcacttgctgcctaatatatcccacccactaacaggtgctgtgaagAAGAGATAaccagtgttattcacttcacctgtcagtggtcataatgttaggcctgatcggtgtatacagTGTGTTTGAAAGTATATTAAACTATATTCTGATATATAAATTGATATTTTGTATccattaaaatactgatatgatcatttgatttaacattttctgctggctatttttaataatataccATCATTAGTGTTAAATAGACCTGTGTATGGATATTAGTTTGCTCAAAGTGGGAAGGTGTTGTAAGTTATTCTGacaatatctatattaaaacaaatgttaaTATTTATAGTACCAATACTACTATACTGCACTATCCAgccatgagtcaaaatttcccAACAAAAAGTCAAtgctacattttttttcaatcaagatattttaaaatcattttgggGTTTTCCAATGATCCACTGATGacatatgtaaataaataaagtttatttgACTTCATTTTCATGATCATAAGCTCATATGAATAGAACATGTTTCAACTTATTACATTGAAAGCAATTGGAACATTTGGATTCGCTCATCTTCAGCTGGAGCCGCCCCTGTCTTTGAGAAGTTTACCAAGCACACTATTCTGTTTTAAGACCTTCAGGTTTGAAATGTCTTCAGCAATAACAGGAACTTCAGAGGTGTGATTTGGACCCTCAGATTCGCTCTCGCTGTCCgacagagctgtaagaagtGCGTCATTCTCATACGTAGGAAAGTAGTATCTGGAAAAACAGCACATGATATTTTAAAGAGACCATATTATGTTGACGGTTTACTAGCCCTCTGGTCCTCTTCGTTTTAGGGTCACACTTATCCTCCTCCTGGTCAAGCCTTAAAAAGTAACCCCTCTTTATTTATTATAGAAATTTATTTTAgctcaataatattttttgattATAAGATTTAGAATGTTGAGGGTATTTTGTGATAATATGCAATACGTATTTGTACGTATTTgtgaaaataatacaaaatgtattaaaacaattttttaattacttttcaaTTAAAACAGTATTCCATGTTAAAATAGAGACAGGgcattccaaaaaaaaaaaaaaaaaaaaaaagtgaaggtAGTTATTGCCCTCTGgtggcagtaaaaaaaaaaaactgatgtaaTGCCCTGTTATGACCACTAGGTTCCTATATAACTCTTTATAAAGTGGCTTATAAATTCTTTAGTGTTTTTAgacataaatacatatttttattaagtTGTGGATTTGGATTTATACTTAGACATTCTCAAAGACTACTTTTTATCAAGGTttagatttctttttttaaatatatgttgaTTTGAATGTCAGTTTTTGCATTAATTTTACTACATTCAAACCTGAGCACAGAGGAGAACATTTTGaacatatcaaaattaaataaaaatgtaataaaaatgaaCATTGAAATGAAACCTTGAAACGTCAAAAATGAATGTTTTATCACCACATGACTGATCTGATTTTAACCTCTTCTTTGAGACTTTTGGCTCAATTTTACCACATTAATAACAGCCATACCagttcatttgtgtgtgtatattattgtggtttgtgtgtgtgtctctgagtgtgtttacatgtgtgtgtgtttgagtgtttcTGTCTGTTTTGaactcttgatgttttagagtgtaacctcttccttttttttactgcattgtGGCGGAATTACTGATTTTGTTTCacacatttgcaaaaatgtgcTCTGTGTTATAGTCGCATTAttcatatatgtgtgtgtgtgtgtgagggacaaATGAGgcacaaaaaacacaaatgagGCTCCCGGGCACTCATTTCTCAACAGTGTGTAGAAAGGTTCTATATTTCGTCCTACGGCTTACATTTAGAATGTTTCTAAGTACAAGAATATCCGTATTTATCAAACGTGCGCGCACAGTTCTTACTCAAATGAGTAAGCAACCATTGTTGATAAATCCCACATGTGCGTAAGTACCATGCTCGTTCACGGTCTTTAGCATTCGGAAACACCCCCAATGAACCATTTATGGTGACAACACTTGCCTTTAAAAATCATGAGATTGTGTTTTTTCCTCACCAAAATTATGGCAAAGAGGAACTTCACAAACACAGAATGTGTCACGCAACAACTTTTAACAATCCAACATTTGTCACAGCTGCCTTTTATAGAGTTTGACACCAATTAAGCATCAtgtttaaaatgacaaaatgtatatataaaaatgttgttttttaaaaattaaaggaAACACAGGATATAAGTAGATTGCTTAATGCATACACTCTTCAATGCTTTTTATGTGTAGTGTCACTATTCTACCACTAGATTCTTTATGTAAGCATGCTATTATAatacttataataataaaatgaaatcatatttaataattataatacttATAATACGCATTCAATGTAATACTTACTGCGGTTGGTCCCAGTGCGAGACCTCAGGCAGCTGCATCACATGACCTTTGTTAACAAGGTGTTGCACTAGCTCCTCTTTGCTTTCAAACTTCTCCTGGCAGCAGTAGCAGCGGCACTGGTGAAGCTCACGGCGGATGTAATTCACTAGTTTGACTTGCTGATAAAACTTTAGGTCTGGACAAAcgacacaaatgtcattaaaTACCTTCTGTGTGGTCACGGGTTCCTCTCAAAAAACGGCCAAAATGACTCTTTTATGCAATCATACTTACTTAAGACGGTTTTTAATTTGTGCAGGTCAAATTCGTGAGTTTCCTAGAGAGAAAAAATGATAGTGATGAAGCTGATGTAAAAATAGAACATATGTGGTATCATATGTGGTAAGTGGTATCATTTACCTccatgtgtgtgtaaatcttcTCCATCGTCTCCGCTTGCTGCTCACAAAACAGACACACGGCACACACGGGATGGGCCTGCCAGTCCGACCAATCGCTGCAGAGATTGCAAAAAAACGGAATAAAACTTCTTATTCAGCCTTTGAAGAACAAGTAAAAAGATGAAGGGCTTACTCATCCTCATCTTCAAACAGCTCCCTGTCATCTTCAGACTGCACCTCCTCCCATGTCTTCCCCAACTCCTGCAACATTAAAACAGCACAATAGTGTAAACTGCGAACCAGAATTCACGCTGAGAAATCATTTGTTCAGGTGAGAAACATACTACCAAAGCATGGACTTACCAGGTAATTGATGACGTAGAAGCGATCGTAGTCGTGGTTTTTGGCGTTAATTCGTCGATGCTGCTTTTTCCTCATGTGATCTTTCAAGGTGGTTTTGTCTCTGAATGTCTTCTCACAGTACAGACACTGCATGctatgtaaaataatgttaaGATGAATGTCTAGTTTCACAAGCCAATTTTCTATGCCACATTAAAATGATAcaatataaaaaagtaaatagtTTTAGTTATTGAAACCATTATGCTTAAGTGCCTAAATATTATATGGGACAATAGACTAAACAAACCTGCTTGAAAAAacaaagaataaataaatgaacaacAGGAGATTTTCCTGTTTCATTCAATGGATTCAATAATTCATAGGAAAACTAAAAAACTTTAAATGCACAATAtaatacatacaaatatatatttaaaaagtacaaaataCACATTGCTAATTAAATTAcctataaattatatttatatatgtcaCTGACCTAAAACTAACCCTTACTTGGAGACTTTGGATTAATGCAATGACAACAACCACCAAAAGATGGCGTTCATACATTCTTCATCtccattttaattttgaaatttgtgaaaatagtataatatatactgcatatatacacacatataaaaTCTTAAAGCACTCACTTCTCCAGTTTCCACTCCAGAGTGTCGAGGAACTCTGTGCAGTAGACGACGTTGTCAGGCAGGCCGATGCTGAACGAGTGTTCTTTAGCCATGTGGTTCAGCAGGGTAGACCTGCAGTGACAGCACAGGGTACAAGTACAGCACTTTAAACCTGAATATGTAGTGCTGTTTAGTGCTGCaagttacaaaaataataaaataataaagcaaTAATAGCGGTTTATGTGGAGATGACAACAGAATGGAGGAATGAAGACGTCACTATTATTTTTGCTTAGTTCACTCTGACACCACAAGGTAATCTGTCTAGGCCATTCAGTCAAATTAGCTAATAAATATTCATGTGCAGTCTTCATCTTGGTATGATTTGATTTAGAATTTTCTTTGCAAATTGAGTAGCATGACTTTGCAGATGTTTCATGCCAAATGTATTATATGGaagtaaataatataaaaatgttttatttaatagtACTTATGTTATAATTATCTATAAGCAATAAGGTGCGAGAGGATGTGCTATGGTTTTGAaaaattttgaaatattgtatctagtattttgttacatttattactatatatatatatatatatatatatatatatatatatatatatatatatatatatataaaaaaaacacaagcataaacaacaactaaatataaCTTCTATAAATAACATTaaacatatttcatattaaatgtttattacatATTcctatatacaaatatataataaataatcactatatataaatattaaatactaaataatTAGTAGAGGTCATGTCCAAGAGGACAAAACTCaaattcaaaaaacaaaaaacaatttcaCATCAAGATATGATTATAAATTAAATCCTAGAATTAGGAATGAATCTGAAATAAGTTGAGCAGTAAATGCAACTGACAGTGGTAGATTACATAATTGCTGCTTAATATCAGCAAACAGGGATGCATGTGTCTGACCTATAGACCATGCTCACAGAAGTGGCATCTTTGATTTTTTAATGGGAATGAAAGTGAGGCCGTGAGGGATAGACATTCATCTCTTTAGCGGGTTGTACTGTTATTTAATCTGTTTTAGACAAAACGCAGCAAAAATATCTTTCCAAGAAATTTCATTAGACAAAAAACCCCAGACGACAAATGAGCTATGGAAAACGATAAGTGATCTAGGAGCTTTATACAAAACACGGCAAGTCTATCCCTCACAGCCTCGCTTTCATGGCCTATTTAAGGTCTATTCAGAAGCAATAGTCACCTGTTTCCAGTAAACTCCTCGCTGCAGAACATACATGTGCGATGAAACGTTGTATCGTCCCTCtctttttgctgctgctccagGACTTTCTCCTATCAAAACATATCAAACTTTCATCACAGACTTGTCTAGCATTATAAGACATCACTATATACATTATAAATTTGGTTACATAATTGTGAGCCTAtaaaaaatattcataattgGTATGAATCTCAGTGCAGTATGATTTTTATCATTCTGCGTTTCTTAAAACCCGCTGTTCGATTGCCATAATCATTGATAATTATCCCAGACGCAATCTGCAAATGATTGGTGTTTAATAAACAGTGCTAATCCTCTCGGCTCGAGTTTCATCGGCGTGCAGCGTGTCACCGAGTGATTGAGAAAGGTCACAGCTGCACTGTTAAACAGCTGGTCGCCACACTGCAGCGCGACTGCAGAGGTGCTGTGGTTGCTAGGCAACCACAATCGCAGATTTTTGCCAGAGATGAAATGTGTGTAAGATGACTATGTTGACTCATAATATCTGTGCAAAAACAATCTGTACGGGGGGAGTTGGGATTTTCACTGAACACTGTGTTAATTGTTTCGTCAGTACTTTCAGGTACAGTATGTAACCACTGTGGGATTTCTGCCTACCCATAATGGTTTCATTGCACAGCCATTACTTTTGTCATACAATACGATTGTAGTTTTAAATTGTTGCGTTGTTATAcagcaaaaaaatctaattttatgCTTtatactagggctgcacgatttagggaaaatatataattgcgattattctggttaaaattgcgatccgattattattataattttttttatttttacacaaatgaaaagtgtgtgtataacatgttgtgtttatatattaatatgactaataataattattatgattattattactgctaagAATTCTGTGATATCAGCTATCTGTGATATCAATAAACCTCTTGGGCATCCACTGTGGGGGGAAAAATCCTGTACACTGAAGAAAAACATGGTTTGTCCTataaatttattattttttaagtttattaagttttttaatttattaagtattatttttcttcttatttATTACCCAAACGTTTAATTCATAGTGAaggccagagggcgccctcgagcggaaaacgccacatttgcctcagagaaaTCCCTTATGTGAAGCTAACGCTGTAAACAGAAGGTAgaaacgctttgattaaacatggcGACAATAAACcaaacacgactgcagcaaaatatgctgtatttgagttcttcaagacatctagggtattttcataataataaagtatattataatgcagtgctgattgacaaAGTCTTCACCACTGTATgtaatactataaaataatgcatcgtctgcctcactctgtgataagaagccacatcagctcacaaacactcgactgacgatatgaagtgagttattaaa includes the following:
- the znf277 gene encoding zinc finger protein 277 isoform X1 produces the protein MAAQTHNTNLTGEQDCILEPLCFPEQLCGSACLASSSDDQPLTCVLCSDSFPSSEKDQILKHMVLNHKLVIADVKLIADFPRYILYWKKRFTEQPITDFCSVIKTNSESSEEQQELYFLLCDVLQEDRILREQLQQKRLVSVCTKTRTCDCLSVPECCSEISSHPEKVLEQQQKERDDTTFHRTCMFCSEEFTGNRSTLLNHMAKEHSFSIGLPDNVVYCTEFLDTLEWKLENMQCLYCEKTFRDKTTLKDHMRKKQHRRINAKNHDYDRFYVINYLELGKTWEEVQSEDDRELFEDEDDDWSDWQAHPVCAVCLFCEQQAETMEKIYTHMEETHEFDLHKLKTVLNLKFYQQVKLVNYIRRELHQCRCYCCQEKFESKEELVQHLVNKGHVMQLPEVSHWDQPQYYFPTYENDALLTALSDSESESEGPNHTSEVPVIAEDISNLKVLKQNSVLGKLLKDRGGSS
- the znf277 gene encoding zinc finger protein 277 isoform X2, which gives rise to MAAQTHNTNLTGEQDCILEPLCFPEQLCGSACLASSSDDQPLTCVLCSDSFPSSEKDQILKHMVLNHKLVIADVKLIADFPRYILYWKKRFTEQPITDFCSVIKTNSESSEEQQELYFLLCDVLQEDRILREQLQQKRLEKVLEQQQKERDDTTFHRTCMFCSEEFTGNRSTLLNHMAKEHSFSIGLPDNVVYCTEFLDTLEWKLENMQCLYCEKTFRDKTTLKDHMRKKQHRRINAKNHDYDRFYVINYLELGKTWEEVQSEDDRELFEDEDDDWSDWQAHPVCAVCLFCEQQAETMEKIYTHMEETHEFDLHKLKTVLNLKFYQQVKLVNYIRRELHQCRCYCCQEKFESKEELVQHLVNKGHVMQLPEVSHWDQPQYYFPTYENDALLTALSDSESESEGPNHTSEVPVIAEDISNLKVLKQNSVLGKLLKDRGGSS